A single region of the Plasmodium malariae genome assembly, chromosome: 7 genome encodes:
- the PLP3 gene encoding perforin-like protein 3: MIFQRVSFLLVFCTVIVVVNIIHDSFLIYNAYVKDRLTQFRICASTVGEWKKINYAEKLHKQNREILIFLQHEREFHQINAKKSVRKSVRKNASGGAQKVKRQKRTKEKIAKKEDSTKWLPINRRTNQINRISFKEVGNNADNVNEKKEEELKYGECEGNARNCVNKKVQSFVKLMKGIDTVGRERDRANGIEDDVNGQGGHYGDGLSDPNEQNVYNDKHHTVVVYDGLDEKKDLYNKYKVERENGMQTKVIQGTEYLGVGYDFIFGNPIGDPFLKVDPGYRDTIIKLTYPKSDEDYPDSYTNINPNGSYVRNEISCNRSENESEISSMNEYTKELSVDASIGASYGLFGSFSASTGYKSTSNTISKKKFRMFILKSYCFKYVASLSQYAQWKLSDPFLRSINLLPSYFNSLEHDGAYCTVEDYREENNKGIGSNGSSANGSNGEGKEKCGRSVYAWLYFFKNFGTHVSTVIHLGGKITQQVKISKNEYKALSEKGLSVSVSASVGLGLFKAKASTNTDSNELSKEDSSNSSMEKETIIIGGTTIYDPNDPTNFEMWAKSIKDNPMPIKAQYEPLSRILPIRLTKVYDEALSFYISLNVPVNVGQVSNDEMKHYNIKDQLMKSKIVYGSGPGLVVLECEEKQNFILGFSLSIPNDLTNLKDFHMSTCDEDSDKCYSRMSDNSYNYLFAMCNDEMIPFFEQKVKSGTGLLTLECSEKNQVILFGFGISVLNSNDPMSIAIYPCKYGKSSCSMQGPTDQSAVGLWIVCGHEESSNSKFSVYVRKLAQDNVSGKKKKSIDICPEKVLFNLIFEFTKTPINKRNGLCFTVNDLCPKDFHVCSDKKNLKTFNYYSVSVY, encoded by the coding sequence aTGATTTTTCAACGAGTCTCTTTTTTACTTGTCTTTTGCACAGTGATAGTAGTcgtaaatattatacatgattcctttttaatttataatgcATATGTGAAAGATCGTTTAACTCAATTTCGTATTTGTGCCTCAACTGTGGgggaatggaaaaaaataaattatgctGAAAAATTGCATAAGCAAAACAGGGaaatactaatttttttacaacatGAACGAGAATTTCATCAAATTAATGCTAAAAAGAGTGTAAGAAAAAGTGTACGAAAAAATGCAAGTGGCGGAGcgcaaaaagtaaaaaggcaaaaaagAACGAAAGagaaaatagcaaaaaaagaAGACTCAACGAAGTGGCTCCCTATTAACAGACGTACAAATCAAATTAACCGTATTAGCTTTAAAGAGGTGGGAAATAATGCTGATAAtgtgaatgaaaaaaaggaagaagaacTAAAATATGGCGAATGTGAAGGGAATGCAAGAAATTGTGTAAACAAAAAAGTTCAGAGCTTCGTTAAGTTAATGAAGGGGATAGACACTGTTGGTAGAGAAAGGGATAGAGCGAATGGAATAGAAGACGATGTAAACGGTCAAGGCGGTCATTATGGTGATGGTTTAAGTGATCCTAATGAACAAAATGTATACAATGATAAACATCATACAGTGGTGGTATACGACGGGctagatgaaaaaaaagacctttataataaatacaaagtTGAAAGGGAAAATGGGATGCAGACAAAAGTTATACAAGGAACAGAGTACCTAGGAGTGGGATACGATTTTATATTTGGAAATCCTATAGGAGAtccatttttaaaagtagACCCAGGATATCGTGATACAATAATAAAGTTAACATACCCGAAATCAGATGAAGATTACCCTGATAGTTATACAAACATTAATCCAAATGGTTCATATGTAAGAAATGAAATTTCTTGCAATAGGTCTGAAAATGAGAGTGAAATATCATCAATGAATGAATATACAAAAGAGCTTTCAGTAGATGCATCCATAGGTGCATCCTATGGATTGTTTGGATCATTTTCTGCATCTACAGGTTATAAGAGTACATCTAATACTATTTCTAAGAAGAAGTTTAGAATGttcatattaaaaagttattGCTTTAAATATGTAGCTTCTTTATCTCAATATGCTCAATGGAAACTCAGTGACCCATTTCTTAGATCGATTAATTTGCTTCCGTCCTATTTTAACTCCCTAGAGCACGATGGCGCATATTGCACCGTGGAGGATTATCGAGAGGAAAACAATAAAGGTATTGGTAGCAACGGTAGTAGTGCTAATGGCAGCAATGGCGAAGGGAAGGAAAAGTGCGGTCGAAGCGTATATGCATGGCTGTATTTCTTCAAAAATTTCGGCACTCATGTGTCAACTGTCATACATTTAGGAGGAAAAATAACACAACAGGTAAAAATATCGAAGAATGAATACAAAGCATTGAGTGAAAAAGGACTTTCCGTTTCTGTAAGTGCCTCTGTTGGGTTAGGTTTGTTTAAAGCAAAAGCATCTACAAATACAGACTCTAACGAGTTAAGTAAAGAAGATTCTTCTAATTCTAGTATGGAAAAGGAAACGATAATAATTGGTGGAACAACAATATACGATCCTAATGATCCTACAAATTTCGAAATGTGGGCAAAAAGTATAAAAGATAACCCTATGCCAATAAAAGCACAATATGAACCTTTATCTAGAATATTACCTATTAGATTAACTAAAGTATATGATGAAGCAttaagtttttatatttcacttAATGTACCTGTTAATGTTGGTCAAGTATCAAATGATGAAATGaaacattataatataaaagatcaATTGATGAAATCTAAAATTGTGTATGGCAGTGGGCCAGGATTAGTTGTACTTGAATGTGAAGAGAAACAAAATTTCATCTTGGGATTTTCTTTATCAATACCTAATGATTTGacaaatttaaaagattttCATATGAGTACATGTGATGAAGATTCCGATAAATGTTATTCCAGAATGAGtgataattcatataattatctTTTTGCTATGTGTAATGATGAAATGATACCTTTTTTTGAGCAAAAGGTAAAATCAGGTACAGGTTTATTAACACTTGAatgttcagaaaaaaatCAAGTCATTTTATTTGGTTTTGGTATTAGTGTATTAAACTCAAATGATCCTATGTCAATAGCTATTTACCCTTGCAAATATGGTAAATCTTCATGTTCTATGCAAGGACCTACAGATCAATCTGCGGTAGGTTTATGGATTGTATGTGGTCATGAAGAATCATCTAATTCTAAATTTTCTGTTTATGTTCGAAAATTAGCTCAAGATAATGtttcaggaaaaaaaaaaaaatctattGATATATGTCCTGAAAAAGTATTATTCAATTTAATTTTCGAATTTACTAAAACACCTATTAATAAACGTAATGGTTTATGTTTCACTGTTAATGATTTATGTCCTAAAGATTTTCACGTCTGTTctgataaaaagaatttgaaGACGTTTAATTATTACTCCGTGTCCGTGTActag
- the NOS gene encoding nitric oxide synthase, putative, protein MIKSWKRPFQVSFLFVCSIFVFYKLRNLFFFNNIISLIKSYLIYNNNNNNNKINFINDDIKNNVKIYFGSQGGTAEEFSKELCSNLKEIFNIKADIIDLENYNKEEIKTFGIRIFIVATYGDGEPTDNAVKFFKWLKSLNNDNTYFRNTKYSIMGLGSKQYKHFNKMGKKLTSYLNKFKAEQISETVYGDDDDNIYHDFEIWKNKFFKEFSKLLNMKNIPCKYVKEDIYEIINWRNLEDIKMDILYVQNGANNGERGDTKNDAKWDAQNEGEKEHDLFRNNPPNGQENTAYRNKEIMYNKYENKQLVHLTTDINGKFYFNHLTGYVISNTNLLRNVRPTIEGEKVSHITISIQNISYKSGDTLVVLPKNAKHVTSWWLNRLNIEEADRGRKFIFVYKKENLENSSPTHQNEVNLISTYQNRVDSNCLLYDKEKQLVQNSYDDASVCAPFPTPCTIEESLQYYCDLTTIPRVNVLKKFKCFIKDIEELKTFNNILSSNHRNTFFNICKECDMTFIEFVDIFMQKSEFELAPFLQLIPKNNTRSYTISSSPRECSNVISLTVKKKQYPIHSLRRALKNLKNNDMLPKISEEKLRILCNRRWYKGSCSYYLTEELNINDTIKFNVKCSKFTLPHNLEWTHIIMIATGTGIAPFKAFISEFKYFDRTCVQNGIKKRAQRILFFGCRKKEIDFLYEQEFMDAQKNKHIDEAYFAFSRDQEKKIYVQDLILEKKELIWSLIQKGAYIYVCGNSNMTKDVNKTINNLAILNKQNDKKFTKKLKKSGRYIEEMW, encoded by the coding sequence ATGATAAAGAGCTGGAAGAGACCGTTTCAGGTTTCATTCCTTTTTGTGTGtagtatttttgttttttataaattgagaaatttatttttttttaacaacaTAATAAGTTTAATTAAGAGTTATCTaatttacaataataataataataataataaaataaatttcataaatgatgatattaaaaataatgtaaaaatatattttggaaGTCAAGGAGGAACAGCAGAAGAATTTTCGAAAGAATTATGTTccaatttaaaagaaatattcaaTATTAAGGCGGATATTATAGatttagaaaattataataaagaagaaataaaaacatttggAATCCGTATCTTTATCGTTGCAACATATGGGGATGGAGAACCTACAGATAATGCagtcaaattttttaaatggttAAAAAGTTTGAATAATGATAACACATATTTtagaaatacaaaatattccATCATGGGGTTAGGAAGTAAgcaatataaacattttaacaAGATGGGGAAAAAATTGACCAGTTATCTCAATAAATTTAAAGCAGAACAGATTAGTGAAACGGTTTATggtgatgatgatgataatatatatcacgATTTTGaaatttggaaaaataaattttttaaagaattttcaaaattattgaacatgaaaaatattccttGCAAATATGTTAAGGAAgatatttatgaaataataaactgGAGAAACTTAGAAGACATAAAAATGGATATTTTGTATGTACAAAATGGTGCAAACAATGGCGAAAGGGGTGACACGAAAAATGATGCGAAATGGGATGCCCAAAATGAAGGGGAGAAAGAGCATGACTTGTTTAGAAATAATCCACCAAATGGTCAGGAAAACACTGCTTATCGGAACAAAgaaataatgtataataaatatgaaaataaacaGTTAGTACATTTGACAACAGACataaatggaaaattttattttaaccaCCTTACTGGTTACGTTATATCTAATACAAATTTGTTGAGAAATGTAAGACCCACTATTGAAGGAGAAAAAGTTAGTCATATAACTATTAGTATTCagaatatttcatataaaagtGGAGATACATTAGTTGTATTGCCAAAAAACGCAAAACATGTTACATCATGGTGGTTGAACCGATTAAATATTGAAGAAGCAGATAGGGgtagaaaatttatttttgtatataaaaaagaaaatttggAGAACTCTTCCCCTACACATCAAAATGAAGTAAATCTGATTAGTACATATCAAAATAGAGTTGATTCGAATTGCTTATTATATGATAAGGAAAAACAGTTAGTGCAAAATTCCTACGATGACGCATCGGTTTGTGCACCTTTTCCCACACCCTGTACTATTGAAGAATCATTACAATATTATTGTGACTTGACAACTATACCGAGAgtaaatgtattaaaaaaattcaaatgcTTCATTAAAGATATTGAAGAacttaaaacatttaataatattttgtcaAGTAATCATAGAAACAcctttttcaatatatgtAAAGAATGTGATATGACCTTCATAGAATTTGTAGATATATTCATGCAGAAATCAGAATTTGAATTGGCTCCATTTTTACAGTTAAttccaaaaaataatacaaggAGTTATACCATATCTTCATCCCCAAGAGAATGTTCAAATGTAATATCATTAACTGTGAAGAAAAAGCAATATCCCATTCATTCCCTTCGAAgagctttaaaaaatttgaaaaacaaTGATATGCTTCCCAAAATTAGTGAAGAAAAGTTACGAATCCTTTGCAATAGACGTTGGTATAAAGGAtcttgttcatattatttaactgaagaattaaatataaatgacacaataaaatttaatgtaAAATGTTCAAAATTTACGCTCCCACATAATTTGGAATGGACTCATATAATTATGATTGCTACAGGAACAGGGATAGCTCCCTTCAAAGCTTTTATATcagaatttaaatattttgatagAACATGCGTgcaaaatggaataaaaaaaagagcacaacgaattttattctttggttgcagaaaaaaagaaatagacTTTTTGTATGAACAGGAATTTATGGATgctcaaaaaaataaacacatTGATGAAGCATATTTTGCATTCTCAAGGGAccaagagaaaaaaatttatgttcaGGATTTAAttcttgaaaaaaaggaactgATATGGAGTTTGATACAAAAGGgggcatacatatatgtttgtgGGAATAGCAATATGACTAAGGATGTAAACAAAACCATTAATAATTTAgctatattaaataaacaaaacgataaaaaatttacgaaaaaattaaagaaaagcGGTCGTTATATTGAAGAAATGTGGTAA
- the PmUG01_07034900 gene encoding conserved Plasmodium protein, unknown function produces MEGSEQAAKEKRQSCEKEKSMELFDDDEHKNAVILCEHEDIHQNTQGNSHKHNGNGKDMNEVVNRFEKNILSNCTSNYDSIEAHDNMINGILLQNDNCGKAETSCCYHTDKHVDLSKNNRNNYNTKVDKIHPLEAENDSDNKNHYTIEKKEKKGNSNIFYKEHKRYELNHKCNNKYSSNNSITSNLSFKKKKDSGDSDDLSSSTGYNKNYNKDKKDKLKDKNIRNSSYSNFKDKRTSSSRSSSCDFIKSSSRNSVKKLNENEQKKKKLRKRSYDRNSFDRNSYDRKKRHEKRRNENKIHEKKYLNKCKYKYKEEYDKGGGSGGEDLKSPHYTKDLDYYKKKKEFQKRKVNLRNEKKYQQQCNHGSDNDDNDYGDDNNDKDDDHYDEHLGERVVNGGVNKRKSKNFAVSPTDKVNVKEEQYSGTSSLETSEHRSRAYKKYKGKKVDCSYYYTDGEKEGGIYNSCEDVEKCKGYPYGKKILRKRTKRSMSRSGSRGRSRSSHVYDKNKADDLEEEQLELRKHKKKRISTDEGNISCERKNISEEGQHIGQRNEMQGSGKHLPDEEAVHEGDFKELGPIDSNNEVAHEEVNLMIKKLLVQDKDKEKENEKDKKANEQSLIARKAQKRECSYTNKEKNIKYEKYSTCDKHTKGYKNGGSKKGYCEKYDDKDNRSYTTFNEYCEVENNEEKNCNKYKKIYNDENNYNIQRYCSSKNYDHSEGGNDKNGGLPNGRCTNELWLNKKYEGEYKIGSYDNMHEYYSDYTSDDLEEKKKKKKREIQYAQIEPIVDIEVGPEVEFTNWTKYESNCSDKEHFSINLKFRNSSLRKFVLNNEFEYKKINSSYEKDNDVLYVKKNSIKGLSPDAKKYSNKFNAPSSIYNSENKKEDDGGQRAKLEPCYTPNNDNGNNGNSGNSYCNNCSDTGGKKRRGSRSKHSSPPNDLNAHTYGSNNINNYIKCNGSVRKGTGTDSAYMNINKHNEDYSSPNKVPCKEEKCCTNNMGKEERVGNERKKGNTTSKKNKVSGGSSSVGRSDGSRGSNVDSSSGNNNNSATTLRMGLAHDDACSLDSEKFRMYEKKNDPYSKNKEESNMHKMPQGYCKKLQGRAIEMKKEEQEEIEQQQHKQKQGERDRNYHLDEKKEDDYLKNKRSSMEDDIHSLVPNNTTYAPVNNITSITSCMKEFENLPEYIKNIINNMNSSYEMNEDIDMLNLNSVKSFRIPKFSILADHITNTNNFLKFFEKRKVAKKKWKNITRNILRQEFEILSFSVSYHVNEAKIDYITNSLKLI; encoded by the coding sequence atggagGGCAGTGAACAAGCTGCAAAGGAAAAGAGGCAAAGTTGTGAGAAAGAGAAAAGTATGGAATTGTTTGATGATGATGAACATAAAAATGCAGTTATTCTATGTGAGCATGAAGATATTCATCAAAACACTCAAGGGAACTCGCACAAACATAACGGGAATGGGAAGGATATGAATGAGGTGGTTAACaggtttgaaaaaaatatactatcGAATTGTACGAGTAATTATGATAGCATTGAGGCACATGACAACATGATAAATGGTATTTTACTGCAGAATGACAATTGTGGAAAAGCTGAAACATCTTGCTGCTACCATACTGATAAGCACGTTGATTTAAGTAAGAACAACAGAAACAATTATAATACGAAGGTGGATAAAATACATCCACTTGAGGCGGAAAATGATAGTGATAATAAGAATCATTATacaattgaaaaaaaagagaaaaaaggaaatagtaatatattttataaagagCATAAAAGATATGAGTTAAACcataaatgtaataacaaATACAGTAGCAATAATAGTATTACTAGTAATTTAAgctttaaaaagaaaaaggactCTGGAGATAGTGATGATTTATCATCATCAACtggatataataaaaattataacaaggATAAAAAGGacaaattaaaagataaaaatataagaaattctagttattcaaattttaaagataaaAGAACTAGTTCATCTCGAAGTTCCAGTTGTGACTTCATTAAATCGAGTAGTAGAAATTccgtaaaaaaattaaatgaaaatgaacaaaaaaaaaaaaaattacgaaaAAGAAGTTACGATAGGAATAGCTTTGATAGAAATAGCTACGATAGGAAAAAAAGACACGAGAAAAGAAGGAACGAGAATAAAATCCACGAAAAGAAATACTTAAATAaatgcaaatataaatacaaggAAGAATATGATAAGGGGGGAGGAAGCGGAGGAGAAGATTTAAAAAGTCCACACTATACCAAGGACTtagattattataaaaaaaaaaaagaatttcaaaaaagaaaagtgaACCTCCGGAACGAGAAAAAATATCAGCAACAGTGCAACCATGGTAGTGATAATGACGATAACGATTACGgcgatgataataatgataaggATGATGATCACTATGACGAACATTTGGGGGAAAGGGTGGTTAATGGTGGTGTTAATAAACGAAAGAGCAAGAATTTCGCAGTTTCACCGACGGATAAGGTTAATGTAAAAGAGGAGCAGTATTCGGGCACATCGTCCCTAGAAACAAGTGAGCATCGAAGCAGagcttataaaaaatataaaggtaAAAAAGTAGACTGTAGTTATTATTACACAGATGGGGAAAAAGAAGGGGGAATTTACAATTCCTGCGAGGACGTTGAAAAGTGTAAAGGTTATCCAtatgggaaaaaaatattacgaaAGAGAACAAAGAGAAGCATGAGTAGGAGTGGGAGTAGGGGAAGGAGTAGGAGCAGTCATGtgtatgataaaaataaggcGGATGATCTAGAGGAGGAACAACTTGAATTACGTAAgcataagaaaaaaaggatttcCACTGATGAGGGAAATATATCTTGTGAACGAAAGAACATAAGCGAAGAAGGTCAACACATAGGGCAAAGAAATGAAATGCAAGGAAGTGGGAAACATTTACCAGATGAGGAAGCGGTGCACGAAGGGGATTTTAAGGAATTGGGACCCATAGACAGTAATAACGAAGTAGCGCATGAAGAGGTCAACTTaatgattaaaaaattattagtacAAGATAAAGATAAAGAGAAGGAGAATGAGAAGGATAAGAAGGCGAATGAACAATCGTTGATTGCGCGGAAGGCACAAAAAAGGGAATGCAGTTATActaataaggaaaaaaatataaaatatgaaaaatattcaacTTGTGATAAGCATACAAAAGGGTACAAAAATGGAGGAAGCAAAAAGGGGTATTGCGAAAAATACGATGATAAGGATAATAGGAGTTACACTACATTTAACGAATACTGTGAGGTGGAAAATAACgaggaaaaaaattgcaataaatataaaaaaatttataacgacgaaaataattataacatacAGCGTTATTGTAGTAGTAAGAACTACGATCATAGCGAAGGGGGAAACGACAAAAATGGGGGCTTACCAAATGGGAGGTGCACAAATGAACTTTggttaaataagaaatacgAAGGTGAGTACAAAATTGGTAGTTATGATAATATGCATGAATACTATAGTGACTACACCAGTGACGAtttggaagaaaaaaaaaaaaaaaaaaagagagaaatTCAATATGCTCAGATCGAGCCAATTGTAGATATTGAAGTAGGTCCTGAAGTGGAATTTACCAATTGGACAAAATATGAATCGAATTGTTCTGATAAAGAACATTTTTCAATTAATTTAAAGTTTAGAAATAGTTCGTTAAGgaaatttgttttaaataacgaatttgaatataaaaaaattaatagcaGTTATGAAAAGGATAATgatgtattatatgtaaagaaaaatagtataaagGGCCTTTCTCCTGATGCAAAAAAGTACAGTAATAAGTTCAATGCTCCAAGTAGTATTTATAATagtgaaaacaaaaaagaggaCGATGGTGGTCAGAGGGCAAAGCTTGAACCTTGTTATACGccaaataatgataatggtAATAATGGAAATAGTGGTAATAGCTACTGCAATAATTGCAGTGATAcaggaggaaaaaaaagaaggggATCACGCAGTAAACACTCGTCACCTCCTAACGATTTGAACGCACATACATATggcagtaataatataaataactatattaaatgtaatgGCTCTGTTAGGAAAGGTACTGGAACGGATAGTGCGTACATGAACATAAATAAACACAACGAAGATTATTCCTCTCCGAATAAGGTGCCATGTAAGGAAGAAAAATGTTGTACAAATAATATGGGTAAAGAAGAAAGAGTAGGAAATGAAAGAAAGAAAGGCAATACAACTTCTAAGAAGAACAAAGTGAGCGGTGGTAGTAGCAGTGTCGGCCGCAGTGATGGTAGTAGGGGTAGCAATGTTGATAGTAGtagtggtaataataataacagtgcTACGACTTTGAGGATGGGTCTAGCACATGATGATGCATGTAGCTTAGACAGTGAGAAGTTTCGtatgtatgaaaaaaaaaatgatccttattcaaaaaataaagaagagaGTAATATGCACAAGATGCCACAGggatattgtaaaaaattacaagGAAGAGCGatagaaatgaaaaaggaagaacAGGAGGAGATTGAACAACAGCAGCACAAGCAGAAACAGGGGGAGCGAGATCGAAACTATCATTtagatgaaaaaaaggaagatgattatttaaaaaataaaagaagctCAATGGAGGATGATATACATTCGTTGGTACCAAATAATACAACATATGCTCCTGTGAATAACATAACAAGCATTACCAGTTGTATGAAAGAGTTTGAAAATTTACctgaatatataaagaacATAATAAACAACATGAACAGCTCATATGAAATGAATGAAGATATTGATATGCTAAATTTAAATAGTGTGAAATCTTTTCGTATACCCAAGTTTTCCATTTTAGCTGATCATATAACGAATActaataactttttaaaattttttgaaaaaagaaaagtagcaaagaaaaaatggaaaaatataacaagaAATATTCTACGACAGGAGTTTGAAATTTTGTCCTTTTCAGTTAGTTACCATGTGAATGAAGCTAAAATTGATTACATAACGAATTCACTCAAATTAATTTAG
- the PmUG01_07034500 gene encoding DNA-directed RNA polymerase II subunit RPB3, putative, which yields MMIVGNDSSSNRHEIEITELTKDEMSFVLYNSNSGLANALRRIILSEIPTLAIDVVNVYENTSSFHDEFLAHRLGLIPIDSRNVKNYEFREKCKCKETCSKCTIEYVIEVKCNNANKIDITHYDIESLEHEPNIPMPIPYGNKNNKMESAIPIVTLSKNQTLHMKLTATKGIGKMHAKWIPANVSYRIDHKVVIKHYIINKLSREHKLFIANNLNEDCYVLSNTDDHRNHDHNHHNNDNDDDVDNGNDNDNRSLHLKLNENMSVVMAEYCIELLNELGYRDVIKIIYDETKFHFKIESVGSMPPEQIVEMAMEILENKLKVLEPQIKSSFYSIDEVSKQLKEQGVSLYGLQLDLE from the coding sequence ATGATGATCGTCGGAAATGATAGCAGTTCGAATAGACACGAAATAGAGATTACAGAATTAACTAAAGACGAAATGTCATTTGTGCTGTATAACAGTAATTCCGGTTTAGCAAATGCATTACgaagaattatattatccGAAATACCGACACTAGCAATTGATgttgtaaatgtatatgagAACACAAGTTCATTTCATGATGAGTTTTTGGCTCATCGTTTAGGGTTAATACCAATTGATAGtagaaatgtaaaaaattatgaatttcGGGAAAAGTGTAAGTGTAAAGAGACATGTTCTAAATGTACTATAGAATATGTAATAGaagtaaaatgtaataatgcaaataaaatagatataaCACATTATGATATTGAATCGTTGGAACATGAACCTAATATTCCTATGCCTATACCAtatggtaataaaaataataaaatggagAGTGCTATACCTATTGTTACATTATCAAAAAATCAAACTCTACATATGAAATTAACAGCAACGAAAGGAATTGGAAAAATGCACGCAAAATGGATACCCGCTAATGTGTCCTACAGAATAGATCATAAGGTAGTAATTAAACATTAcattattaacaaattatcacgagaacataaattattcataGCTAACAATCTTAATGAAGACTGTTATGTGCTAAGTAACACAGATGATCATCGTAATCATGATCATAATCATCATAATAACGATAACGATGACGATGTTGATAATggtaatgataatgataatagaAGTTTACAcctaaaattaaatgaaaatatgtcTGTTGTTATGGCTGAATATTGTATTGAACTGCTAAATGAGTTGGGCTATAGAGatgttattaaaattatttatgacgaaacaaaatttcattttaaaattgaatCCGTGGGTTCTATGCCGCCTGAACAAATAGTAGAAATGGCAATGgaaattttagaaaataagTTAAAAGTTTTAGAGCCACAAATTAAGTCATCCTTTTATTCTATTGATGAAGTTTCTAAGCAGCTAAAGGAACAGGGTGTTTCCTTGTATGGACTTCAGTTAGACCTAGAATAG
- the PmUG01_07034600 gene encoding OTU-like cysteine protease, putative has product MNICLNINWGNLKYSYLKRELKVSKRNEKDEKLERLLNTKLDIKSLCYVLKAIARLKRKEKLKRYTTFDRHISFLKRSNILKNKENYHNSRKILESRLLAIGCELVQVAGDGNCLFRSISLNLFEKQKYHMYVRKRCVEYMLNFKEHFSIYFENNDFYEYTNKMETNGYWGDELCIKATADAFDCIVYIITSTLHNWNLKYESEQKNNEHTKKCVFLAYTSPTHYDSFQLIQKK; this is encoded by the coding sequence ATGAATATCTGTTTGAACATAAATTGGggaaatttaaaatacagTTACTTGAAGAGAGAACTGAAGGTTTCCAAAAGGAatgaaaaagatgaaaaattaGAACGATTATTAAACACAAAATTGGatataaaaagtttatgCTACGTCTTGAAAGCTATAGCAagattaaaaagaaaagaaaaattaaagagaTATACTACCTTCGATAgacatatatcttttttaaaaagaagtaatatattaaaaaataaagaaaattaccATAATAGTAGGAAAATATTAGAAAGTAGATTACTGGCAATAGGATGTGAACTAGTGCAAGTAGCAGGTGATGGAAATTGTTTATTTAGAtctatttcattaaatttatttgaaaaacaaaagtatCATATGTATGTTAGAAAAAGGTGTGTTGAATATATGTTAAACTTTAAAGAGCATTTTTCCAtctattttgaaaataatgatttttatgaatataccAATAAAATGGAAACAAACGGTTACTGGGGAGATGAACTGTGTATAAAAGCAACAGCAGATGCTTTTGACTGCATTGTTTACATAATAACGTCTACTTTACATAATTggaatttaaaatatgaatcagaacagaaaaataatgaGCACACCAAAAAATGTGTTTTCCTAGCATACACCAGTCCTACGCACTACGACTCTTTTCAGCTAATTCAGAAGAAGTAA